The Xanthomonas sp. CFBP 8443 genome has a window encoding:
- a CDS encoding pyruvate, water dikinase regulatory protein produces the protein MSTIRPVFYVSDGTGITAETIGHSLLTQFSGFSFVTDRMSFIDDPEKAREAAQRIHAAGERYQVRPIVVNSCVDPQLSMLLSESGALMLDVFAPFIEPLERELNAPRHSRVGRAHGMVDFETYHRRINAMNFALAHDDGIAINYDEADLILVAVSRAGKTPTCIYLALHYGVRAANYPLTEEDLEHDRLPPRLRPYRSKLFGLTIDPDRLQQIRQERRPNSRYSNLETCRREVSAAETMFRMERIPTLSTTHTSIEEISSKVLATLGLQREMF, from the coding sequence ATGTCGACGATCCGACCGGTGTTCTACGTGTCCGATGGAACCGGTATCACCGCTGAAACCATTGGGCATAGCCTGCTCACCCAGTTCAGCGGTTTCAGCTTCGTCACCGACCGCATGTCGTTCATCGACGATCCGGAAAAAGCGCGCGAAGCGGCGCAGCGCATCCACGCCGCGGGGGAGCGTTACCAGGTGCGGCCGATCGTGGTCAACTCCTGCGTCGATCCGCAGCTGAGCATGCTGCTGTCCGAAAGCGGCGCGCTGATGCTCGATGTGTTCGCGCCGTTCATCGAGCCGCTGGAGCGCGAATTGAACGCGCCGCGGCATTCGCGGGTAGGGCGGGCGCACGGCATGGTCGATTTCGAGACCTACCACCGCCGCATCAACGCGATGAACTTCGCGTTGGCCCACGACGACGGCATCGCGATCAACTACGACGAGGCCGACCTGATCCTGGTTGCCGTCTCGCGCGCCGGCAAGACGCCGACCTGCATCTACCTGGCGCTGCATTACGGCGTGCGCGCGGCCAACTATCCGTTGACCGAGGAGGACCTGGAGCACGACCGGCTGCCGCCGCGGCTGCGTCCCTACCGCAGCAAGCTGTTCGGGCTGACCATCGACCCGGACCGCCTGCAGCAGATCCGCCAGGAGCGGCGGCCGAATTCGCGCTATTCCAACCTGGAAACGTGCCGGCGCGAGGTGTCCGCGGCCGAGACCATGTTCAGGATGGAGCGGATCCCGACCCTGAGCACCACGCATACCTCGATCGAGGAGATTTCCAGCAAGGTGCTGGCCACGCTGGGCCTGCAGCGCGAGATGTTCTGA
- the ppsA gene encoding phosphoenolpyruvate synthase: MNENILWLHELRLTDLARVGGKNSSLGEMIGNLAGLGVSVPGGFATTAEAFKAFVAHNNLYQRIFDKLATLDVEDVGALTVAGKEIRGWVTEAPLQPELDQAIREAYAQLCAENGGGDVAVAVRSSATAEDLPDASFAGQQETFLNVTGADDVLHKVKEVFASLYNDRAIAYRVHHGFKHEDVFLSAGVQLMVRSGVGASGVLFTLDTESGFRDVVFVTSSFGLGEMVVQGAVNPDEFYVYKPTLNAGKPAILRRSLGSKLIRMVYSDVPGERVRIEDTPAELRNTFSISDEDVQELSKQALVIEKHYQRPMDIEWAKDGVSGKLFIVQARPETVKSRGHATQIERFALEKRGTVIAEGRAIGQKIGAGVARVVRSLDDMSRVQPGDVLVADMTDPDWEPVMKRASAIVTNRGGRTCHAAIIARELGVPAVVGTGNAMELIEDGREVTVSCAEGDTGFIYADLLPFERTTTDLGNMPPAPLKIMMNVANPERAFDFGQLPNAGIGLARLEMIIAAHIGIHPNALLEYAKQDAATKKKIDEKIAGYADPVSFYINRLAEGIATLTASVAPNPVIVRLSDFKSNEYANLIGGSNYEPHEENPMIGFRGASRYVDPSFSAAFALECKAVLKVRNEMGLDNMWVMIPFVRTLEEGRKVIEVLAQNGLRQGENNLKIIMMCEVPSNALLADEFLEIFDGFSIGSNDLTQLTLGLDRDSSIVAHLFDERNPAVKKMLSMAIKAARAKGKYVGICGQGPSDHPDLAEWLMQEGIESVSLNPDTVVDTWLRLAKLKAAS, from the coding sequence TTGAACGAGAACATCCTTTGGTTGCACGAGTTGCGCTTGACCGACCTGGCCCGCGTCGGTGGCAAGAACTCTTCCCTCGGCGAAATGATCGGCAACCTGGCAGGACTCGGCGTCTCGGTGCCCGGCGGTTTCGCCACCACCGCCGAAGCGTTCAAGGCGTTCGTCGCCCACAACAATCTCTACCAGCGCATCTTCGACAAACTGGCGACGCTGGACGTGGAAGACGTCGGCGCGCTGACCGTGGCCGGCAAGGAAATCCGCGGCTGGGTCACCGAGGCGCCGCTGCAGCCGGAGCTGGACCAGGCGATCCGCGAGGCCTACGCGCAGCTGTGCGCGGAGAACGGCGGCGGCGACGTGGCCGTCGCGGTGCGCTCCTCGGCCACCGCCGAAGACCTGCCCGACGCCAGCTTCGCCGGCCAGCAGGAGACCTTCCTCAACGTGACCGGCGCCGACGACGTGCTGCACAAGGTCAAGGAAGTCTTCGCCAGCCTGTACAACGACCGCGCCATCGCCTACCGCGTGCACCACGGCTTCAAGCACGAGGACGTGTTCCTGTCGGCCGGCGTGCAGCTGATGGTGCGCTCCGGCGTCGGCGCCTCCGGCGTGCTGTTCACGCTCGACACCGAGTCCGGTTTCCGCGACGTGGTGTTCGTTACCTCGAGTTTCGGCCTCGGCGAGATGGTCGTGCAGGGCGCGGTCAATCCCGACGAGTTCTACGTCTACAAGCCCACCCTCAATGCCGGCAAGCCGGCGATCCTGCGCCGTTCGCTGGGCAGCAAGCTGATTCGCATGGTGTATTCAGACGTACCAGGCGAGCGCGTGCGCATCGAGGACACCCCGGCCGAGCTGCGCAACACCTTCTCGATCAGCGACGAGGACGTGCAGGAACTGTCCAAGCAGGCACTGGTGATCGAGAAGCACTACCAGCGGCCGATGGACATCGAGTGGGCGAAGGACGGCGTCAGCGGCAAGCTGTTCATCGTGCAGGCGCGTCCCGAAACCGTGAAGTCGCGCGGCCATGCCACCCAGATCGAGCGCTTCGCGCTGGAAAAGCGCGGCACGGTGATCGCCGAAGGCCGCGCCATCGGCCAGAAGATCGGCGCCGGCGTGGCCCGCGTGGTGCGCAGCCTGGACGACATGAGCCGGGTGCAGCCCGGCGACGTGCTGGTCGCGGACATGACCGATCCGGATTGGGAGCCGGTGATGAAGCGCGCCTCGGCGATCGTCACCAACCGCGGCGGCCGCACCTGCCACGCGGCGATCATCGCCCGCGAGCTGGGCGTGCCGGCGGTGGTCGGCACCGGCAACGCGATGGAGCTGATCGAGGACGGCCGCGAGGTCACGGTCAGCTGCGCCGAGGGCGACACCGGCTTCATCTACGCCGACCTGCTGCCGTTTGAGCGCACCACCACCGACCTGGGCAACATGCCGCCGGCGCCGCTGAAGATCATGATGAACGTGGCCAACCCGGAGCGCGCGTTCGACTTCGGCCAGTTGCCCAACGCCGGCATCGGCTTGGCGCGGCTGGAGATGATCATCGCCGCGCACATCGGCATCCATCCCAACGCCCTGCTGGAGTACGCCAAGCAGGACGCGGCGACCAAGAAGAAGATCGACGAGAAGATCGCCGGCTACGCCGATCCGGTCAGTTTCTACATCAACCGCCTGGCCGAAGGCATCGCCACGCTGACCGCGTCGGTGGCGCCGAACCCGGTGATCGTGCGCCTGTCGGACTTCAAGTCCAACGAGTACGCCAACCTGATCGGCGGCAGCAACTACGAGCCGCACGAAGAGAACCCGATGATCGGCTTCCGCGGCGCCAGCCGCTACGTCGATCCGAGCTTCTCGGCCGCGTTCGCACTGGAATGCAAGGCTGTGCTCAAGGTCCGCAACGAGATGGGCCTGGACAACATGTGGGTGATGATCCCGTTCGTGCGCACCCTCGAGGAAGGCCGCAAGGTCATCGAGGTGCTGGCCCAGAACGGGCTGCGCCAGGGCGAGAACAACCTGAAGATCATCATGATGTGCGAGGTGCCGTCGAACGCACTGCTCGCCGACGAGTTCCTGGAGATCTTCGACGGCTTCTCGATCGGCTCCAACGACCTGACCCAGCTCACCCTGGGCCTGGACCGCGATTCGTCGATCGTGGCGCACCTGTTCGACGAGCGTAATCCGGCGGTGAAGAAGATGCTGTCGATGGCGATCAAGGCCGCGCGCGCCAAGGGCAAGTACGTCGGCATCTGCGGCCAGGGTCCGTCTGACCATCCGGACCTGGCCGAGTGGCTGATGCAGGAAGGCATCGAGTCGGTATCGCTGAATCCCGACACCGTGGTCGATACCTGGCTGCGCCTGGCCAAGCTGAAAGCCGCCAGCTGA